Proteins encoded together in one Orrella marina window:
- the lpdA gene encoding dihydrolipoyl dehydrogenase: MSLKEIKVPDIGDFKEVEIIEILVKAGDTIEAEQSLITVESDKASMEIPASEGGVVKKLLVKLGDKVGEGSAILQLDSAQNGEGSKAQSKGSEESGDEAKAPAKQADKSAAGASAGASEKTPEKVPAKESTQSSDESAATGTPPKGPTVVLGGGPGGYSAAFRAADLGLEVILIERYATLGGVCLNVGCIPSKALLHSAAVLEEAQSLASHGISFGKPKVDLDKLREFKSGVVSKLTGGLAGMAKARKVKVIQGVGQFTGPDTIEVTTDKGVEKIEFGQAIIAAGSQSVKLPFMPDDPRVVDSTGALELPFIPKRMLIVGGGIIGLEMGTVYSALGTRLDVVEMLDGLMPGADRDLVKVWMKKNEHRFDNIMLGTKTVAAEAKKDGIHVTFEGPNAPDKPQVYDLVLQAVGRSPNGKAIGADKAGVDVSDRGFISVDGQMRTNVSHIFAIGDIVGQPMLAHKAVHEAHVAAEVAAGQKSFFDARVIPSVAYTDPEVAWAGLTEEQARSEGVKIRKGVFPWAASGRAIANGRDEGFTKLLFDEQTGRIVGGAIVGTGAGDLISEVVLAIEMGADSVDIGKSIHPHPTLGESVGMAAEAADGHCTDLPPARKR, encoded by the coding sequence ATGAGTCTGAAAGAGATCAAAGTACCGGACATTGGGGATTTCAAGGAAGTCGAGATCATCGAAATCCTGGTCAAGGCCGGAGACACCATCGAGGCTGAGCAAAGCCTGATCACCGTTGAGTCCGACAAGGCTTCGATGGAGATACCGGCTTCCGAAGGCGGTGTGGTCAAAAAGCTTCTGGTCAAGCTCGGTGACAAGGTAGGCGAGGGCAGTGCGATCCTGCAACTTGATTCCGCCCAGAACGGGGAAGGGAGCAAAGCGCAGTCCAAGGGTTCTGAAGAATCCGGCGACGAGGCAAAGGCACCAGCTAAGCAAGCCGACAAGTCAGCTGCAGGTGCGTCTGCTGGCGCGTCAGAGAAAACGCCAGAGAAAGTGCCTGCAAAGGAATCAACCCAGTCTTCGGATGAGTCTGCTGCCACCGGTACACCACCCAAAGGACCGACTGTGGTTCTGGGTGGCGGGCCGGGCGGCTATTCGGCTGCTTTTCGTGCAGCGGACCTGGGGCTCGAAGTCATTCTGATCGAGCGTTATGCCACGCTGGGCGGTGTTTGCCTGAACGTGGGATGTATCCCGTCCAAGGCCCTGCTGCACTCGGCAGCCGTACTGGAAGAGGCCCAGAGCCTCGCGTCGCACGGCATTTCGTTTGGCAAACCCAAGGTTGATCTGGACAAGCTGCGCGAGTTCAAGTCAGGCGTCGTATCCAAGCTCACGGGCGGCCTGGCCGGTATGGCCAAGGCTCGCAAAGTGAAAGTGATTCAGGGCGTCGGCCAGTTCACCGGGCCAGACACGATCGAGGTCACGACCGACAAGGGCGTGGAGAAAATCGAGTTTGGCCAGGCCATCATCGCGGCAGGCAGCCAGTCAGTGAAATTGCCTTTTATGCCTGATGATCCACGCGTTGTGGACTCCACCGGTGCGCTTGAGCTGCCCTTCATCCCGAAGCGCATGCTGATTGTCGGCGGCGGCATCATCGGACTGGAGATGGGCACGGTCTACTCAGCACTCGGTACCCGACTGGATGTAGTCGAGATGCTCGATGGACTGATGCCGGGAGCTGATCGCGATCTGGTCAAGGTCTGGATGAAGAAAAACGAGCACCGGTTTGACAACATCATGCTCGGTACCAAAACCGTTGCAGCCGAGGCGAAGAAAGATGGTATTCACGTCACCTTTGAAGGACCCAATGCGCCGGACAAGCCTCAGGTCTATGACCTGGTCTTGCAGGCGGTAGGTCGCTCGCCCAATGGCAAGGCAATTGGAGCCGACAAGGCTGGCGTTGATGTGTCCGATCGCGGGTTTATTTCTGTCGATGGGCAGATGCGCACCAATGTCTCACACATCTTTGCGATTGGTGACATCGTCGGGCAGCCTATGCTGGCTCACAAAGCTGTACATGAAGCGCATGTCGCAGCCGAAGTGGCCGCCGGACAGAAGAGCTTCTTCGATGCCAGAGTGATTCCTTCCGTTGCCTACACGGATCCGGAAGTAGCCTGGGCAGGGTTGACTGAAGAGCAGGCTCGCAGCGAAGGGGTCAAAATTCGCAAAGGCGTGTTTCCGTGGGCGGCATCGGGCCGGGCGATTGCCAATGGCCGGGACGAAGGGTTCACCAAGTTGCTGTTTGACGAGCAAACCGGCCGGATCGTCGGTGGCGCCATCGTCGGAACAGGGGCGGGTGATCTCATCAGTGAAGTGGTGCTGGCCATCGAGATGGGGGCTGACTCAGTGGATATCGGCAAGTCGATTCATCCACATCCCACGCTTGGCGAGTCAGTCGGTATGGCGGCCGAAGCTGCGGATGGTCATTGCACGGATCTTCCGCCTGCGCGCAAGCGTTGA